The Streptomyces sp. NBC_01426 genome includes a region encoding these proteins:
- a CDS encoding IS630 family transposase (programmed frameshift), protein MRYAQAGGCTPEEQAARERLRLEAAEWFARGETTVKIARELRVSDRSVLRWRRVWESGGVEALRSRGPVSVERLSAGQWARLEAELARGPLVHGFEDDQRWTLKRIKLLIGRMFHVGYTVQGVWKLLRRHGWSCQVPVRRAVERDEASIEVWKAGVAGGKRAAADLGAHICFEDEAGQALSPPRGRTWAPRGRRPTVRVRGRGRGRVNIAGVSCYRPGHRTHFFYKLHVYHGRKNEPKSFSWQDYRDLITATHQQLGTPIVWCWDNLSVHLRQELADYAEENKDWLRIYQLPSYAPDLNPTEGVWSLLKRSITNFVAADLAGLNRIIKRKLKKIQYRPELIDGCLAQTGLTMEPTMITQTDTTSST, encoded by the exons ATGAGGTATGCGCAGGCGGGCGGGTGTACGCCCGAGGAGCAGGCGGCGCGTGAGCGGTTGAGGCTGGAGGCGGCCGAGTGGTTCGCACGTGGGGAGACCACGGTCAAGATCGCCCGGGAGCTGAGGGTGTCCGATCGCTCGGTGTTGCGGTGGCGGCGGGTGTGGGAGTCGGGCGGGGTGGAGGCCCTGCGCTCCAGGGGGCCGGTGTCGGTGGAGAGGCTGTCCGCGGGGCAGTGGGCCAGGCTGGAGGCGGAGCTGGCGCGGGGTCCGCTGGTGCATGGTTTCGAGGACGACCAGCGGTGGACGCTGAAGCGGATCAAGCTGCTGATCGGCCGGATGTTCCATGTCGGCTATACGGTGCAGGGGGTGTGGAAGCTGCTGCGCCGGCACGGCTGGAGCTGCCAGGTCCCGGTGCGTCGGGCCGTCGAGCGGGACGAGGCCTCCATCGAGGTGTGGAAA GCAGGTGTGGCCGGAGGTAAAAGAGCGGCGGCGGACCTGGGTGCCCACATCTGCTTCGAAGACGAGGCAGGACAGGCCCTGAGCCCGCCGCGGGGACGCACCTGGGCACCACGCGGCCGACGCCCCACGGTGCGGGTGCGGGGCCGGGGCCGCGGACGCGTGAACATCGCCGGCGTCAGCTGCTACCGGCCCGGCCACCGCACCCACTTCTTCTACAAGCTGCACGTCTACCACGGCCGTAAGAATGAGCCCAAGAGCTTCTCCTGGCAGGACTACCGCGACCTCATCACGGCCACCCACCAGCAGCTCGGCACCCCGATCGTGTGGTGCTGGGACAACCTGTCCGTCCACCTGCGCCAGGAGCTGGCGGACTACGCCGAAGAGAACAAGGACTGGCTGCGGATCTACCAGCTCCCCAGCTATGCGCCCGACCTCAACCCCACCGAAGGCGTCTGGTCCCTGCTCAAACGGTCGATCACCAACTTCGTCGCCGCCGACCTCGCCGGTCTCAACCGCATCATCAAGCGCAAGCTCAAGAAGATCCAGTACCGGCCCGAGCTGATCGACGGCTGCCTCGCCCAGACCGGGCTGACCATGGAGCCCACCATGATCACCCAAACCGACACTACGAGTTCAACCTGA
- a CDS encoding IS110 family transposase, with protein sequence MLLIGDDWAEDHHDVEVQDETGRKLVVAKLPEGVDGVAKLHELVAKHGGEDLESSSVIVGIETDRGPWVQALIAAGYQVYAINPRQVARFKERYGTSGAKSDKGDAHALADMVRIDRDQLRPIAGDSEQAQAIKVVARAHQTLIWERTRIFQRLRNALREYFPAALNAYADLTLLGADALELLVKAPTPQAAAKLTRSQITAALARARRRNRTAKAADIQTALRTQHLGLAEPVTAAYSATVTAHARLLISLNEEIATLEAQVKAHFHAHPDAEIYLSMPGMGEVSGARVLAEFGDDPTRYASAKARKNYAGTSPITRASGKSHTVQARFVRNNRLADALQAQAFSALNRSPGGRAYYDKQRARDVGYNGALRQLGNRLVGILHGCLKTRTLYDEATAWSHYAYLHAA encoded by the coding sequence TTGCTGCTGATCGGCGATGACTGGGCTGAGGATCACCATGACGTCGAGGTCCAGGACGAGACGGGCCGGAAGCTGGTTGTCGCCAAGCTCCCCGAGGGCGTGGACGGCGTCGCCAAGCTCCACGAGCTCGTCGCGAAGCACGGCGGTGAGGATCTCGAATCCAGCTCCGTCATCGTCGGGATCGAGACCGACCGCGGGCCATGGGTCCAGGCCCTGATAGCCGCCGGCTACCAGGTCTACGCGATCAACCCCCGACAGGTCGCCCGTTTCAAGGAGCGGTACGGCACATCGGGCGCCAAGAGCGACAAGGGCGACGCACACGCCTTGGCGGACATGGTCCGCATCGACCGTGACCAGCTGCGGCCCATCGCCGGAGACAGCGAGCAGGCCCAGGCCATCAAGGTCGTTGCCCGCGCCCACCAGACTCTCATCTGGGAACGCACTCGCATCTTCCAGCGGTTGCGTAACGCACTGCGCGAGTACTTCCCTGCCGCCCTGAATGCCTACGCCGACCTCACTCTGCTCGGCGCGGACGCACTGGAACTGCTCGTCAAGGCGCCCACGCCGCAAGCCGCAGCGAAGCTGACTCGCTCCCAGATCACAGCTGCTCTGGCCCGCGCCCGCCGGCGCAACCGGACGGCGAAGGCAGCCGACATCCAGACGGCGCTGCGTACGCAGCACCTTGGGCTGGCTGAGCCGGTGACCGCCGCCTACTCGGCCACTGTGACGGCTCACGCCCGGCTGTTGATCAGCCTGAACGAGGAGATAGCCACCCTGGAAGCGCAGGTGAAAGCCCATTTCCATGCGCACCCGGACGCTGAGATCTACCTCTCCATGCCCGGCATGGGAGAGGTCAGCGGTGCCCGGGTGCTCGCCGAATTCGGAGACGACCCCACCCGCTATGCGTCCGCCAAGGCGCGGAAGAACTATGCCGGCACCAGCCCGATCACCCGGGCCTCGGGCAAGAGCCACACGGTCCAGGCCCGCTTCGTGCGCAACAACCGACTCGCCGACGCGTTGCAGGCCCAGGCGTTCTCCGCACTGAACAGATCTCCCGGCGGCCGGGCCTACTACGACAAACAGCGCGCCCGTGATGTCGGCTACAACGGGGCCCTCCGACAGCTCGGCAACCGGCTCGTCGGAATCCTCCACGGATGCCTCAAGACTCGAACACTCTACGACGAGGCGACCGCCTGGTCGCACTACGCATACCTCCATGCCGCTTGA
- a CDS encoding transposase family protein yields MDGDQLGGLVERVHRALVEDVDRTVVPGRMWALGLYKSVVLVLFMLRQNTVQEAAAELFGVSQATVSRRWTALLPVVEKVLAEHVPDPAEVSAGRVVLIDGTLVTTWHWAGEGTSMFSGKHRDTGFNLQVAATLAGDLLAVSAPVPGSRHDMYAWRQSHFPDAFADREDIGDLGYVGSGMLTARRKPPGRERPTGDKVLNQSIGTLRTAVERAIAHLKDWKILATRYRGPLQAFPLITRTITALTFYKKGW; encoded by the coding sequence TTGGACGGGGATCAGCTGGGCGGGCTGGTGGAGCGGGTCCATCGGGCGTTGGTGGAGGATGTGGACCGGACGGTGGTGCCGGGGCGGATGTGGGCACTGGGGCTGTACAAGTCGGTGGTGCTCGTCCTGTTCATGTTGCGGCAGAACACCGTCCAGGAGGCGGCCGCGGAGTTGTTCGGGGTCTCCCAGGCCACTGTCTCCAGGCGGTGGACGGCGCTGCTGCCGGTGGTGGAGAAGGTCCTGGCCGAACACGTCCCGGATCCGGCGGAGGTGTCGGCCGGCCGGGTCGTCCTGATCGACGGCACCCTGGTGACCACCTGGCACTGGGCCGGCGAGGGCACTTCGATGTTCTCCGGCAAGCACCGTGACACCGGCTTCAACCTTCAGGTCGCGGCCACGCTTGCCGGGGACCTTCTCGCGGTCTCGGCGCCCGTGCCGGGTTCACGGCACGACATGTACGCATGGCGGCAGTCCCACTTCCCCGACGCGTTCGCCGACCGGGAGGACATCGGCGACCTGGGCTACGTCGGCTCCGGCATGCTCACCGCGCGGCGGAAGCCACCCGGCCGGGAACGGCCCACCGGCGACAAGGTGCTCAACCAGAGCATCGGCACGCTCCGCACAGCCGTCGAGCGGGCGATCGCGCACCTGAAGGACTGGAAGATCCTCGCCACCCGCTACCGCGGCCCCCTCCAAGCCTTCCCCCTCATCACCAGGACCATCACCGCCCTCACCTTCTACAAGAAAGGCTGGTAG
- a CDS encoding IS256 family transposase — MADKNEAAASVAGDKTVDEVVERLLDKADASGAALLGEGGLLTEITRAVLERALEAEMSEHLGYERGDLGGHGSGNSRNGTSPKTVLTDAGAVTLAIPRDRNGDFEPRLVPKNARRLAGFNDRILSLYARGLSVRDIRSHLAQIYGVEVSPDLISKVTDAVIDELVTWQNRPLDAVWPIIYIDALRVKIRSGAVTSKPVYLAVGVDMDGRKDVLGLWVGSEGEGATTWMAVLSELRNRGIEDVCIVVCDGLKGLPDAVTATWPKATVQTCVIHLTRASLRLSSSRDHPKLVPALKAVYTAPTEAAAEQAIDAFEASELGERYPAIVRTWRSAWPEFTPYLAFPPAIRTVVYSTNMVESMNARLRKATRNRGHFPSEQAALKVLYLAVREQINPTARDANHVAAHWKEALNQFSLFFEDRLSIQ, encoded by the coding sequence ATGGCAGACAAAAACGAAGCGGCCGCATCCGTGGCCGGCGACAAGACGGTCGACGAGGTGGTCGAGCGGCTGCTCGACAAAGCTGACGCCTCCGGGGCGGCCCTTCTCGGTGAGGGCGGGCTCCTGACCGAGATCACCAGGGCCGTTCTGGAGCGGGCTCTGGAAGCCGAGATGAGCGAACACCTCGGCTACGAACGCGGAGATCTTGGAGGTCACGGGTCGGGGAACTCCCGCAACGGAACCTCGCCGAAGACGGTCCTGACCGATGCCGGCGCCGTCACGCTGGCGATTCCGCGCGACCGAAACGGCGACTTCGAACCGAGGCTGGTCCCGAAGAACGCCCGCCGCCTCGCCGGGTTCAACGACCGGATCCTCTCGCTCTACGCCCGCGGGTTGAGCGTGCGCGACATCCGCTCCCACCTCGCCCAGATCTATGGCGTCGAGGTCAGCCCGGACCTGATCAGCAAGGTCACCGACGCCGTGATCGACGAACTCGTGACCTGGCAGAACCGGCCCCTGGACGCGGTCTGGCCGATCATCTACATCGACGCGCTGCGGGTGAAAATCCGCTCTGGTGCGGTGACCTCGAAGCCGGTCTATCTGGCCGTGGGCGTCGACATGGACGGCCGCAAAGACGTCCTCGGTCTGTGGGTCGGCTCCGAGGGCGAGGGAGCCACCACCTGGATGGCGGTCCTCTCCGAGCTGCGAAATCGGGGTATTGAGGACGTCTGCATCGTGGTCTGTGACGGGTTGAAGGGCCTGCCCGACGCGGTCACCGCGACCTGGCCGAAGGCCACCGTCCAGACCTGCGTGATCCACCTGACGAGAGCCTCGCTCAGGCTCTCCTCGTCGCGGGACCACCCGAAGCTGGTCCCGGCCCTGAAGGCCGTCTACACAGCCCCGACCGAGGCGGCGGCCGAGCAGGCCATCGATGCTTTCGAGGCCTCTGAGCTGGGTGAACGCTATCCGGCGATCGTGCGGACCTGGCGGTCGGCCTGGCCGGAGTTCACGCCCTACCTGGCATTCCCGCCGGCCATAAGGACCGTGGTCTACTCCACGAACATGGTCGAATCCATGAACGCGCGGCTCCGCAAGGCCACCCGGAACCGTGGTCATTTCCCCTCGGAGCAGGCCGCGTTGAAGGTCCTCTACCTCGCGGTCCGCGAGCAGATCAACCCGACAGCGCGCGACGCGAACCACGTCGCCGCACACTGGAAAGAGGCACTGAACCAGTTCTCACTCTTCTTCGAGGACCGGCTCAGCATCCAATGA
- a CDS encoding type III polyketide synthase, translating to MTTNGQLAPSHHSRPGTQPVHAAEAPHTRPVLCVPAVEVPEHVITIEESLDLAARLHHGHEDIQLALRLIKNTGVRKRHLVQTIEATLDHPGLEERNLVYVREAKRRVPPAVTAALANAGVCAREIDAIIFVSCTGFTMPALTAWMINTMGFRTDTRQMPIAQMGCAGGASAINRAHDFCLAHPGANALIVACEFCSLCYQPDDLTVGNLLSNGLFGDAVAAAVVRGDGHGRGMRLESNATRLIPDTEEWISYALKPTGFHFLLDRRVPHTMQDLAPALVQVSAEHGWDATELDFYVIHAGGPRILDDLSRHLNVKPAIFERSRDTLTDYGNIASAVVLDTLRRTAETGLIPEGAHGLLAGFGPGITAEIALGTWTNG from the coding sequence ATGACGACCAACGGCCAGCTCGCACCGTCGCACCACTCCCGACCCGGCACTCAACCCGTCCACGCCGCTGAGGCCCCGCACACCCGGCCTGTGCTGTGCGTACCCGCCGTCGAAGTGCCCGAGCATGTCATCACCATCGAGGAGTCCCTGGATCTGGCCGCCAGGCTCCACCATGGCCACGAAGACATCCAGCTCGCGCTCCGCCTCATCAAGAACACCGGCGTGCGCAAGCGCCACCTCGTACAGACCATCGAAGCGACCCTCGACCACCCAGGCCTCGAGGAACGCAACCTCGTCTACGTTCGCGAGGCCAAACGCAGGGTCCCCCCAGCAGTGACCGCAGCCCTGGCCAACGCGGGCGTCTGCGCGCGGGAGATCGACGCCATCATCTTCGTCTCCTGTACCGGCTTCACCATGCCCGCGCTGACCGCCTGGATGATCAACACGATGGGGTTCCGGACCGACACGCGGCAAATGCCCATCGCCCAGATGGGCTGCGCGGGCGGCGCATCGGCCATCAACCGGGCCCACGACTTCTGCCTGGCCCACCCCGGCGCCAACGCCCTGATCGTCGCCTGCGAGTTCTGCTCGCTGTGCTATCAGCCAGATGATCTCACCGTCGGCAACCTCCTGTCGAACGGACTCTTCGGGGACGCCGTGGCGGCCGCGGTGGTACGCGGCGACGGACACGGCCGAGGCATGCGCCTGGAATCCAACGCGACCCGACTCATTCCCGACACCGAGGAATGGATCTCCTACGCACTCAAACCGACGGGCTTCCACTTCCTACTCGACCGGCGCGTACCCCACACCATGCAGGACCTCGCCCCCGCCCTCGTACAGGTGAGCGCGGAGCACGGGTGGGACGCCACCGAACTCGACTTCTACGTCATCCACGCCGGCGGCCCACGCATCCTGGATGATCTCTCCCGCCACCTGAACGTCAAACCCGCCATATTCGAACGCAGCCGAGACACACTCACCGACTACGGCAACATCGCCTCCGCCGTCGTCCTGGACACCCTGCGCCGCACAGCCGAAACCGGACTCATCCCCGAGGGCGCACACGGCTTGCTCGCCGGATTCGGCCCCGGCATCACCGCGGAGATCGCCCTCGGCACCTGGACAAACGGCTGA
- a CDS encoding nuclear transport factor 2 family protein: MRTLYEDLTRIGDYTADDVVYHLAHRDLGLDLPARVHGKQAVIDSEQALCRLTDGTLRASIDAIAANDFFAAVTGTFHADVGDEAIAFPFCGLWRFRDSLIVEHWQNAYDPSILHRQLASGLAHTSVQSRSGCRQGVSLG, from the coding sequence TTGCGGACCCTGTACGAGGACCTCACCCGCATCGGCGACTACACCGCGGACGACGTCGTCTATCACCTCGCCCACCGTGACCTCGGCCTCGACCTGCCCGCCCGGGTCCACGGCAAACAAGCCGTCATCGACAGCGAGCAGGCCCTGTGCCGTTTGACCGATGGCACCCTGAGGGCCTCCATCGACGCGATCGCCGCGAACGACTTCTTCGCGGCCGTGACCGGCACCTTCCACGCCGACGTTGGCGACGAGGCAATCGCCTTCCCCTTCTGCGGGCTGTGGCGCTTCCGCGACAGCCTGATCGTCGAGCACTGGCAAAACGCCTACGACCCGTCCATCCTGCACCGCCAGCTGGCATCCGGGCTGGCACATACCTCCGTCCAGTCCCGGTCGGGCTGCCGACAGGGTGTTTCCCTGGGATGA
- a CDS encoding aldo/keto reductase, with translation MSVLTTSPDRIRLGSDLDVGRIGYGAMHLTGPGMWGPYPDPARAVSVLRRAVDLGVEFIDTADCYGPGDNERIIREALHPYPEQLVICTKGGLLRRGPSDWTLPGQEYITPLGRPAYLRQQVEMSLRNLGVERIGLYQLHSIDPLVPLAEQLGALTEMRAEGKIHHIGISGQPEVTREELSQAGEFADIVAVENLYNVADRTGDAALDYAERNGMAFIPWFPLGHGQLVGPGSPLAGVAAQCGASVSQLALAWLLWRSPATLLIPGTTSIAHLEENMKAARISLTKDDLRLIDAAVAGGTLAERRPVKDRG, from the coding sequence ATGAGCGTGCTCACCACATCCCCCGATCGGATTCGGCTGGGTTCGGATCTTGACGTCGGGCGCATCGGCTATGGTGCGATGCACTTGACCGGGCCGGGAATGTGGGGTCCGTATCCGGATCCCGCTCGTGCGGTCTCCGTGTTGCGGCGTGCGGTCGATCTCGGTGTCGAGTTCATCGACACTGCCGACTGCTACGGCCCGGGCGACAACGAGCGCATCATCCGAGAAGCCCTCCACCCCTACCCTGAGCAGCTCGTCATCTGTACCAAGGGCGGTCTGCTCCGGCGGGGTCCTTCGGACTGGACGCTCCCTGGGCAGGAGTACATTACCCCTCTCGGTAGACCCGCCTATTTGCGCCAGCAGGTGGAGATGTCTTTGCGAAACCTCGGAGTTGAACGGATCGGCCTTTATCAGCTCCACAGTATTGATCCGCTGGTTCCACTGGCCGAGCAACTGGGGGCGTTGACCGAGATGCGGGCCGAGGGAAAGATCCATCACATCGGGATTTCCGGCCAGCCGGAGGTGACCCGCGAAGAGCTTAGCCAGGCAGGCGAGTTCGCGGACATCGTCGCAGTCGAAAACCTCTACAACGTCGCCGACCGTACCGGCGACGCAGCCCTGGACTACGCGGAGCGCAACGGCATGGCGTTCATCCCGTGGTTTCCCCTGGGGCACGGACAGCTCGTCGGTCCCGGCAGTCCGCTGGCCGGTGTCGCCGCGCAATGCGGCGCAAGCGTCTCCCAACTTGCCCTTGCCTGGCTGCTATGGCGTTCTCCAGCCACGCTTCTGATCCCGGGGACGACCTCCATCGCCCACCTTGAGGAGAACATGAAGGCCGCGCGGATCAGCCTCACCAAGGACGACCTGCGGCTGATCGACGCCGCTGTGGCGGGCGGCACCCTGGCGGAGCGGCGCCCGGTCAAGGACAGGGGGTGA
- a CDS encoding IS256 family transposase: MLSVVNEDGTTESGTSLIDEIVREGARRMLAAALEAEVEQYMAELAGQCDEAGRRLVVRNGRHRPRTVTTAAGPVEVAAPRVNDRRVDAATGERERFSSKILAPWCRKSPKVSEVLPLLYLHGLSSGDFVPALEQFLGSTAGLSPATVTRLMKQWTTEHAAFQARDLAGSDYVYVWADGIHPKIRLSQAHSCLLVLMGVRVDGTKELIAIAEGLWESTESWADLLRDCRRRGMRDPVLVAGDGARGLWRALAEVFPQARHQRCWVHKTRNVMNALPKSAQPGAKKALQEIYNAEDRNHAEKAVTAFEKAYGVKWPKAAVKITGEVDELLAFYDFPAEHWIHLRTTNPIESTFSTVKLRTKVTRGAGSPTAALAMVFKLVESAQQRWRAVTAPHLVALVRAGNRFENGHLVERDETLAA, translated from the coding sequence GTGCTCAGCGTAGTCAACGAAGACGGCACCACCGAGAGTGGTACCTCTCTGATCGACGAGATCGTCCGGGAAGGTGCCCGGCGGATGCTCGCGGCAGCCTTGGAGGCGGAGGTTGAGCAGTACATGGCCGAACTCGCAGGCCAGTGCGACGAGGCGGGCCGGCGGCTGGTGGTTCGCAACGGCCGCCACCGGCCCAGGACGGTGACCACCGCGGCCGGGCCCGTGGAGGTGGCGGCGCCGCGGGTCAACGACCGGCGTGTGGATGCCGCAACGGGTGAGCGGGAACGGTTCTCCTCGAAGATCCTCGCGCCGTGGTGCCGGAAGTCCCCGAAGGTCAGCGAGGTCCTGCCGTTGCTCTACCTCCACGGCCTGTCCTCGGGCGACTTCGTGCCCGCGCTCGAGCAGTTCCTGGGCAGTACCGCCGGTCTGTCGCCGGCCACCGTGACCCGGCTGATGAAGCAGTGGACGACTGAGCATGCCGCCTTCCAGGCTCGTGACCTGGCCGGGTCCGACTACGTCTACGTGTGGGCCGACGGCATCCACCCCAAGATCCGGCTCTCCCAGGCGCACTCGTGCCTGCTGGTCCTGATGGGCGTCCGCGTCGACGGAACCAAGGAGCTGATCGCGATCGCCGAGGGATTGTGGGAGTCCACCGAGTCCTGGGCGGATCTGCTGCGGGACTGCCGCCGGCGCGGCATGCGCGACCCGGTCCTCGTGGCCGGCGACGGGGCAAGGGGACTGTGGCGGGCCCTGGCCGAGGTGTTCCCACAGGCCAGGCACCAGAGGTGCTGGGTTCACAAAACCCGTAATGTCATGAACGCGCTACCGAAGTCCGCGCAGCCCGGCGCGAAGAAGGCGCTCCAGGAGATCTACAACGCCGAAGACCGCAACCACGCCGAGAAGGCGGTCACCGCGTTCGAGAAGGCATACGGCGTGAAGTGGCCCAAGGCCGCGGTGAAGATCACCGGCGAGGTCGACGAGCTCCTGGCGTTCTACGACTTCCCCGCCGAGCACTGGATCCACCTGAGGACCACGAACCCCATCGAGTCGACCTTCAGCACGGTCAAGCTCCGGACCAAGGTCACCCGCGGCGCCGGCAGCCCCACCGCCGCCCTCGCCATGGTCTTCAAACTCGTCGAGTCCGCCCAGCAGCGGTGGCGGGCGGTCACCGCACCCCACCTCGTCGCCCTCGTCCGAGCCGGCAACCGGTTCGAGAACGGACACCTCGTCGAACGAGACGAGACCCTCGCGGCATGA
- a CDS encoding cytochrome P450 yields MRVQLAGRVVYVVNAAEAAHRVLVSSVFDKGGPFMDTARVLVGNGVITCSNADHRRQHPVMRPAFHRDQVAQYAPLMVECVAQVVGGWREGELLDVEARMYGLAAQVVARTLIAAPTGRRAADTMASALPVLLEGMFRQLLVPWPLLHRLPLPANRRFRRAQVRLELAVGEVIAQYRAGEAPGDDLLSLVMTTGDGDGRPLDDTEVRDQVLSVLAAGVETTASLLAWTLHALADHPDVEGRLWAELDRELAGRAPAFADIERVSYTRQVLTEVLRLWPPTWMLSRVALEETVLAGFTVPADADVIISPYALHRDPGVVPAPELLDPDRWLLERVTPAQRQAFMAFGGGRRKCLGEHYGMTETVLALAAISSRWQLRKADTTALRPLPRLSNSQELWIS; encoded by the coding sequence GTGAGGGTGCAGCTCGCCGGGCGTGTGGTGTATGTGGTCAACGCGGCGGAGGCGGCCCACCGGGTGCTGGTGTCGTCGGTGTTCGACAAGGGCGGGCCGTTCATGGACACGGCGCGGGTCCTGGTCGGCAATGGTGTGATCACCTGCAGCAACGCCGACCACCGGCGTCAGCATCCGGTGATGCGGCCTGCGTTCCATCGTGACCAGGTGGCCCAATACGCCCCGCTGATGGTTGAGTGCGTCGCGCAGGTGGTCGGGGGGTGGCGTGAGGGTGAGTTGCTGGATGTGGAAGCGCGCATGTATGGGCTGGCGGCGCAGGTGGTGGCTCGGACTCTGATCGCTGCCCCGACCGGCCGGAGGGCAGCGGACACGATGGCCTCGGCCCTGCCGGTGCTGCTGGAGGGTATGTTCCGCCAGTTGCTGGTGCCCTGGCCGCTGTTGCACCGCCTTCCACTGCCGGCCAACCGTCGTTTCCGTCGGGCGCAGGTCCGCCTGGAGCTGGCCGTGGGTGAGGTGATCGCGCAGTACCGGGCCGGCGAGGCGCCAGGGGACGACTTGCTGTCCTTGGTGATGACCACTGGCGACGGCGATGGCCGCCCGCTTGACGACACCGAGGTACGTGATCAGGTCCTGTCCGTGCTGGCCGCGGGCGTGGAGACCACGGCGTCCCTGCTCGCCTGGACCCTGCACGCCCTGGCCGACCACCCGGACGTGGAGGGCCGGCTGTGGGCCGAGTTGGACCGTGAGCTCGCCGGACGGGCTCCCGCCTTCGCCGACATCGAGCGCGTGTCCTACACCCGTCAGGTCCTCACCGAGGTGCTGCGGCTGTGGCCACCGACCTGGATGCTCAGCCGTGTCGCCCTGGAGGAGACTGTGCTCGCCGGTTTCACCGTTCCCGCGGACGCAGATGTGATCATCTCCCCCTACGCCCTGCATCGGGACCCCGGCGTCGTCCCCGCCCCGGAGCTTCTGGACCCGGACCGGTGGCTGCTCGAACGCGTCACCCCCGCCCAGCGCCAGGCGTTCATGGCCTTCGGCGGCGGGCGCCGCAAGTGCCTGGGCGAGCACTACGGCATGACCGAGACCGTCCTTGCCCTCGCCGCGATCAGCAGCCGCTGGCAACTACGCAAGGCCGACACCACCGCGCTGCGGCCCCTGCCCCGTTTGAGCAATAGTCAAGAGTTGTGGATCAGTTGA
- a CDS encoding EF-hand domain-containing protein gives MTAALHTTKLNRRFDLLDADSDGYLEREDFEALAHRLVQGFTSAFDSPQAQAVVKTYLEFWEGFIKPMDADGDGKVSREEFVSTVTGRVRAGDSFDRTYRPHMEAVVNLADADGDGVLSRGEFIRLGALAGVSEEQSNRSFLQNDADGDGSLTAQELVAAAREFYLSDDPDAVSNHLFGQL, from the coding sequence ATGACTGCCGCGTTGCACACCACCAAGCTCAACCGCCGCTTCGATCTGCTGGACGCCGACAGTGACGGGTATCTGGAGCGAGAGGACTTCGAGGCCCTCGCCCACCGCCTGGTCCAGGGGTTCACCAGCGCCTTCGACAGCCCGCAGGCGCAGGCCGTGGTGAAGACCTACCTGGAGTTCTGGGAGGGGTTCATCAAGCCGATGGACGCCGACGGTGACGGCAAGGTCAGTCGTGAGGAGTTCGTTTCCACGGTCACCGGCCGCGTGCGCGCTGGTGACTCTTTCGACCGCACCTATCGGCCCCACATGGAGGCGGTCGTCAACCTGGCCGACGCTGATGGTGACGGTGTCTTGAGCCGGGGGGAGTTCATCCGTCTGGGTGCTCTGGCCGGTGTCAGCGAGGAACAGTCGAACCGGTCCTTCCTTCAGAACGACGCCGACGGCGACGGAAGCCTGACTGCGCAGGAGCTGGTGGCCGCCGCCCGCGAGTTCTACCTCAGCGACGACCCGGACGCCGTCAGCAACCACCTCTTCGGGCAGCTCTGA
- the uppS gene encoding polyprenyl diphosphate synthase, whose product MQGTEPQAGAAHESPSLASFVDLAAAPRHVFVNGDGNRRWARISGRSVLDGYRRGFGRIEEIARWCSEVGTSSLSWGVLSTFNVARRPASEIQVVHQATAEVLERLAQDGAWKIRHVGFRPYCDESVLAALDKAVDATREAPGLTLNVMYGYNGDEEVAHAVRELVRDLQAVAAGQPVDESSITAEAISRRLFMYGQPDIDLMIRTGGDQRLSHVPPWHIASTEFHFCPTLFPDFTKADFLHALWAYEKRTRRMSG is encoded by the coding sequence GTGCAAGGCACGGAACCACAAGCAGGAGCGGCACACGAGTCGCCTTCGCTGGCGTCTTTTGTGGACCTCGCGGCCGCTCCCCGGCACGTCTTCGTCAACGGTGACGGGAACCGGCGCTGGGCGCGGATCAGCGGGCGCAGCGTCCTGGACGGGTACCGGCGGGGGTTCGGCCGAATCGAGGAGATCGCGCGTTGGTGCAGTGAGGTGGGCACCTCATCGCTGAGCTGGGGGGTGCTGTCCACGTTCAACGTGGCCAGGCGTCCGGCGTCCGAGATCCAGGTGGTGCACCAGGCGACGGCCGAGGTATTGGAGCGTCTCGCGCAGGACGGAGCCTGGAAGATCAGGCATGTCGGCTTCCGTCCGTACTGCGACGAGTCGGTGCTCGCCGCCCTGGACAAGGCGGTGGACGCCACCCGTGAGGCCCCGGGTCTGACCCTCAACGTGATGTATGGCTACAACGGGGACGAAGAAGTCGCCCACGCCGTCCGGGAGCTGGTCCGTGACCTTCAGGCCGTGGCTGCCGGGCAGCCGGTCGACGAATCGTCCATCACGGCCGAGGCGATCTCCAGGCGCCTGTTCATGTACGGGCAGCCCGACATCGACCTCATGATCAGGACGGGGGGCGACCAGCGTCTGTCCCATGTTCCCCCGTGGCACATCGCTTCGACCGAGTTTCATTTCTGTCCCACCTTGTTCCCCGACTTCACGAAGGCCGACTTCCTGCATGCCCTTTGGGCCTATGAGAAGCGGACCCGCAGGATGAGCGGATGA